CTGGGCTTGAGCTGCTGGCGTGGTGGATTCGACTGGTGATGTTTGTCGTGTCTTGGATACCGATTTTGAGGAACCTCTCCATGTTTACTAGGTTTGAGTTTTGAATATGGCGTTGAGCGCTACGTACAACATCGGTTTAGAAAGATTTAAGAGAGACAGGAGTTGAGCTTGGATATGATGATATTAGTTTCCCTAAACGAGAACCGTGtttcttgttgttgaagtACGTGTGCGCTTCTGAGACGGGAAGAGAGTGGCACCCGAATTCATACTCAGGTTACAGATACACTCCTATGTGATAAGTCAAGGACTATGAGGTGCTGGCAAGACAGCACACAGGTCGATTTAAGTCCCTGTGCGAAAGCAATTGTAAGTTCAGCGCAGTCACTTGTGACTAGAACGAGTTTCACGCGAGCAACTTGTAGCAGTTTAATCACTGTTCAAAAGTTTTACTGGAATTATTGGTATCCAATTTCGCAAGGCCATCTGTTAGTCAAATGACACCAAACAGGTCGATGCTTATCTCGCTACTCTGTTGCTATTTCCTCTTTGGTACAATCGCTCTGTCACGGGAACCATGGTTCGACGCGTTTCGTACACATAAAggttcaacattgacattgaacaagcCGAGATTGAAGATTTCCGCACCGAGAACTCACTGTTTCACCACAGCGACGAGTCAGCAAATGATAATGTGCATCAGCAGATTGGGGATCTCACCTTCCCATGCTTGACTTTTGCAAGCTACCACAGAGCTGCTCCTGTGGTTGAAATATTACATTCTCGAGACTCAATGATATCGCTGATGTAGCAACGTCTGAGTCGTCTCTCATTTTGCAATAATAGTTTGATTTGATTGTACAATCATGATAGTTGACTTGCAACCGCATCAACGAGGTGAGACAAATCTTGCCATCTTATCAACCTGGACCCGATGTGACCATCTAGTGAGAAACAAATGTAACATGCTGTAGGACCTTTTCATTTCAAGCCTTGAATTTCTCGTGCCGGTGACAATTACGCGGTTGCTTTGTCACATATACCACACTCCGATGGGGAAATATCCGAACACAGCCCAATTAAAAACAATGGGCCAAACTTCCTGGCTGCAGAGGAACTTTGGATGCGGGAACAATGCATGGGCACTTTGAACCGGCCAATCATGCCATCGCCGGAGGACAAAACTGGCTGAATATGGCCATGTTCAGCTGAAACACCCTTGAGAGGCACAAACTGTGACAGCGCCAGCATCCGCGAGAGACACGGGCGAATTCATGTTCATGTGCTCCGTGTGTGCCTCACGTCATAATTTCGATGTGAGAGTGCGCCCAACAACGGCCCAAGTATTGCATGTAAGATCATTTGATCCACAGAATGCATGATTTCCTTGCGTGTTCACGTCCACTCTTGTCATTCAGTGTCGGCTGACCTTGTTTAAAATATCCGGACGTCCGTACATTTATGAATTCTAGATACTTGACACCAAGTGTCTACTTTATTCTATTTCGTAAAATCTTAATTACACTATTTATTGAAGGAAATGGGCTCGCAATTCGAACCTGAATCCACCCTTTCCGTTGGTCCTTTCCGTCCCACCAGAAGCGGCGACTGGGAACCTTTCAAAGatgccatcaccaaactaTACTGGGATGACGAGATGACCTTGTCCAACGTGATGCAAACTATGGAAACCACGTATGGTTTCTACGCAACGTGCGAGACCCTACCAAGCGCACCCACGTTATTTGTGTAAATGCTCACACCTACATAGGAAAAAGCAGTACAGGACTCGCCTTCAAGCTTGGGGGCTCGACAAGAATCTGAGTTCGGCGGACATGTCTGTTATTTCACAAATCCAGCAAACTCGGCGCGAAGTTGAAGACAAAGATACGGAGTTCACATTCCGAGGTAAAATAGTTCCGCAGCGAAAAATAGACCGGTGGCGGAGGAGACAGAAGGCATGTCATGACGACCACGCAACAGGTTCGTCTATCGTCTCGGCGTACATGTAGTCTCGAATGATGCTAATTGTGCTTGCAGCTTCTACACCAGCTGGCATTGGCTATGGGACACCTAGATTCCCGGAGTCacaggcttcaacaccagaTCTAACACATGATGACCAAGTAATGCCCAAAGGAGAGTTTACAGCTCGTGGAGATGCTCACATGCTTGATGACGTGCCATCTGCGTTTGCAGACCTAGGCGATTTTCTACCGAGTTCAGACGCTTCAAACACCCACACAAGGCTAAACCATCACCTCTTTCCAATGTATGCGGGAGAACCGCAATATTCCAATCACGGTATGTATTGCGTATGTGCACGGCGATGAAATAAGGTACTGTACTCTGATAAACTCAGGGCCAGCAACATACCACCAACCTTTGAATTTCCCAAATGTCCGCCTCGATCAAGTCGAAACAGAAAATGCACCTACAATGCAAATGTATCCCCGACCAATTCAGCTGTCACCGGCAGTTGAAACCTCACCTAGAGCCGTAAAGCGGAAGGCTCTGCTAATAGGCATCAACTACATTGGACAAAGAGGTGAACTGAAAGGCTGCATTTCAGATGTGAATAACATGTCCATGTTTCTCATTGAACACTTTGGCTTTACCCGTGACAACATGGTTATTCTCTCCGATGACCGAAAGCGACCGACTGGTCAACCGACTCGACAAAACATAGTGAAAGCCATGCAGTGGCTTGTCAAGGATGCTCGCCCAAACGATTCCCTCTTTTTCCATTTTTCAGGTACGTAAACCTGTCAAAGATGACGTCTTTTGTGCTAATAGTGGTATTTTAGGTCACAGTGGCCGGAGAGTCTGTTTAAACGAAAGTGGCCTTGAAGGCTTCGACGAGGTCATTTATCCAGTGGACTTTGATAACGTTGGCGACATTACAGACAGTGAAATGCACAATATTATGATCAAGTCTCTCCAGCCTGGGGTTCGATTAACAGCAATCATCGACTCGAAACACGAATTCCCTGCCCTTGACTTGCCATATAGTTACGCAGTTCAAGGTATTCTCAAGGAACCAAATTTACTTGCGGAATCAGGGACAGATTTATTACAAGGTCTTGCCGCCCAGTACTCGGGATGCAATCCAGAATCTGTAGCATCGAGTCTCCTGGGGTTCTTCAAGAGTGTTACAGCACCTTCGAGTATGGCCCTGAAACGCGATCAGAATGTGGGCGAAGTCATCATGTTTAGAGTTGCATCTTGTCATAATCACATGTGAGTACATTGGCTGTTTTGCCAGCAAAATATGGAGCTGTATGGTATCTGAATGCAGTGTTCTGGAGCTGACATGCTGTTGGCAGAAACGACGATGGCGACATGGTCCGGGGCCACGAGTCAATTTCTCACGCCTTCATTGCCACGCTACGGAGCCATCCTGAGCTTCTTGTTTCTCAACTGATGAATGTAATGAACAATGAAATGCTTGGGGGCTTAACTCTGGCATGTTCACGCCCTCTTGGCAAGTGATTCCATACTCTGTGTGCCTATGAAGGAGGGGTGACTAACATATCATAGATATCACTCGCTCGTTTGAGATGTGAGACGATGAGGAGAGTAAATCGGAGTCTGAATATTTGGAGGTCTGATGTGATACAGTGCTGTTTTGCTTTGTCAAAAGCAGCGGTTGCCTCTGCGTTCGAAGACTCGCGGCAGGATGAGCACATTCAGGGACAGCGGAGGTATTCAGTTGCTTTTTTTCCCCCAAGAAAGGTCAATGAGAATTTTATAACACGGGTTTGACAAGACAGAATAGAAATGTATTACATCAGAGTCATTGCATATGATTCTTGGCAATACGCCTGAGTAtccttggcttgacttgTAGCCTTCTAGCTATCCATCCAGTAGACGCTGGGATCGAGCGTCAGCATATTAGATCAAGTACCACTTTACTCGACGAGAATATGTCATTCCATTCAACAGATGGAAAGCCAATATATGAGCGTGTAGTACGGCGTAGTTGTGTATGCATTCATGTTAACATTTAGACTCAGTCTTAGGAATCAATTCATCACTATGGGGCAGACAGCCCCAAAGCACGGCCGGTTTTAGTGGACCTCCGGCGTCTGTGGAGACAAAGGGCGCTAAAGACCAACTGGAAACGCCGTAGCCAATAAGCAGCCAACAATTACAGGCGTATAAATTCTTCGACCATCTCACGCTCACTTACACCCCTTTTAACACACATTTTATTTCTCACACCAAAAGCGAACCAAATTGCCCCTGTCGGTTCCATTTTAAATTTTATTATTCTTATAGGACTTTGCGGGCCAAAATTTGCTCATATTTTGCCATGGCGGTGGATACTTGGGCTGCCAACTTCACGGCCCCCTTCGAGGTCGACAAGCTCCTCGAAGTTCGCATGTCGGGCATGAAAAAAATGCCAGGGCTGAATGTCAATACGGGAATAGATAAGAAAATCTGCGATGGTCCCATGAAGATTGGCAAACTCGGCCTTGAAGGCGACTGGCATGACCTGACCTTTCACGGCGGCCCGGACAAGGCCATCCTTGGGTGTAAGTCGGCCCTCCATCGGCGCTGAATGCCAAAGCGACACTGTAAATAACACAAGTAACGCTGTAGATTGCTCTTCTCACTACGAGAATTGGAAAACGTCGTATCCGGAGCGCGCTGAGAAGTTTGTCCCCGGTGGCTTTGGCGAAAACTTTGTCACCTCCCACATGAACGAGCGGAACGTCTGCATCGGCGACATCATCGCCTTTGGCCCAGAGGTTCAGTTGCAAGTGTCGCTGCCGCGGCAGCCGTGCTTCAAGCTGAATCATCGCTTCTCCTTGAAGAATTTCGCTCCCGTTACGTATCAGACCAGTCGAACGGGGTGGTACTACCGCGTGGTGCGGGAGGGGACGGTCAACGCAGGGGATGAGATTCGTCTCGTAGAGCGCAAGTGGCCGCAGTGGACTATCGAGAGGATCCAAGAATACTTGCATCGCGATAAGGATAATCTCGAGATGAACAAACAGATTGCTGAGATTGAGGCTCTTGGCGAAGAGAGCCGTGGGCAATTCCGAAACAGGGTCGCCAAGgcaggcaagaagaagacccCCAAAAAGGAAGACAAATGGGTAGATTACAAAATCGTCCAACGCAAAATGGAAACAAAAAGGATCGTGGGACTCTCACTGGAGTGTGTGAATCCCGATCCAGAGGCTGAGCTCCCGTTGCTGGGAGCGCATGCCAGACTCAAGCTACCCAATGGGCTTATCAGAACGTACTCTGTCGTCTCGAGCGGCGACTCGGTAATGGAAATGAAGGACAAGTTTGAGCTGGGGATAGCACTCGAGGAAAATAGCCGCGGTGGTTCACGTTATCTACACGAGACAGCCAAAGTCGGGGACATCATCCAGGTTGGTCGCATCACCACCGACGTGAACCCAGCCGGCTCTGCCAGCAACCACCTCTTCATCGCAGGAGGCATCGGCATCACTGCGTTTCTGGCACTCATGCGAGCCATGCTATCCATTAATTGGAGCTGTCAGCTGCATTACGCGATTCGATCCGCCGACGATATCCCCTTTCTCGAGCGTCTGGACGCATTCAAAGACAACGTCGTCTTCTATGACAAGTCCAAAGGCGAGAGAATGGATATACATAGTATTATTAAAAATATGCTCTGGAACAGCCACGTATACGCCTGTGGTCCCAACCGCATGATGGATGCCGTCAAGAACGCAGTGGAAGAATGTGGCATCCCGCCAAACGAAGTCCATTATGAGGCCTTCGCGGCGGATATATCCGGCGATCCGTTTGAGGTAGAAATTGCCAATAAAGGGGGTAGAGTTCTTAAAGTCGGCGAGGATGAGAGCTTGCTGGACGTTTTAAGGCGAGACTACCCAGATGTCGCTTCTAGTTGCGAAGTTGGCAATTGTGGAACTTGCAAGCTCTCCGTTCGCAGCGGGAGGGTTGATCACAGAGGCACGGCGCTGCTGCCGGAGGAGAAGGATTCGGCAATGCTATCCTGTGTTAGTCGTGGTATTGGGAGGATTGTGGTTGAAGTCTAGTAGACGGACTGCTCTGTGTTTCGCCATCGAAGGACATAGTCTGAGAGACGGGAGCCAGACTCTTTATGAACTGCATTCTATGTGGAAATGGTATTGGCATGCCTCATTTAAAGTATTTTGTATTTAGAATTCATTACGAGCTACGCTTACGACTACGAATACGATTTATCTGGTTCAACATACAGGCCAATAGGCGAAATGTGTCTTACAATAGTGACACAAGCGTATCGTTTCATTAACCAATGCTTGAATATCATCGGGCTCTTCAGGC
The genomic region above belongs to Pochonia chlamydosporia 170 chromosome 2, whole genome shotgun sequence and contains:
- a CDS encoding amphiphysin-like protein (similar to Cordyceps militaris CM01 XP_006673326.1) yields the protein MAVDTWAANFTAPFEVDKLLEVRMSGMKKMPGLNVNTGIDKKICDGPMKIGKLGLEGDWHDLTFHGGPDKAILGYCSSHYENWKTSYPERAEKFVPGGFGENFVTSHMNERNVCIGDIIAFGPEVQLQVSLPRQPCFKLNHRFSLKNFAPVTYQTSRTGWYYRVVREGTVNAGDEIRLVERKWPQWTIERIQEYLHRDKDNLEMNKQIAEIEALGEESRGQFRNRVAKAGKKKTPKKEDKWVDYKIVQRKMETKRIVGLSLECVNPDPEAELPLLGAHARLKLPNGLIRTYSVVSSGDSVMEMKDKFELGIALEENSRGGSRYLHETAKVGDIIQVGRITTDVNPAGSASNHLFIAGGIGITAFLALMRAMLSINWSCQLHYAIRSADDIPFLERLDAFKDNVVFYDKSKGERMDIHSIIKNMLWNSHVYACGPNRMMDAVKNAVEECGIPPNEVHYEAFAADISGDPFEVEIANKGGRVLKVGEDESLLDVLRRDYPDVASSCEVGNCGTCKLSVRSGRVDHRGTALLPEEKDSAMLSCVSRGIGRIVVEV